A genomic stretch from Megachile rotundata isolate GNS110a chromosome 1, iyMegRotu1, whole genome shotgun sequence includes:
- the LOC100879569 gene encoding aromatic-L-amino-acid decarboxylase, producing MDTKEFVDFGKAAIDFVANYTDTLRNRKVLPDVEPGYLSELLPEEAPQKAETWQEVLKDVEEYIIPGVTHWNSPHFHAFYPTANSYPAIVGEILSCGISCIGFSWLASPACTELEVITMNWLGKLIGLPKEFLNCSEGPGGGVIQGSASESSLVCLLAAKEQTTRRLKHLHPDWDEASIKSKLVAYTSDQSNSSVEKAGILASVTMKLLPADDKCVFRGETLLKAIKEDLVKGLIPCCVIATLGTTGTCAFDNLEELGPICNEYNVWLHVDAAYAGAAFVCPEYRYLMSGVEYADSFNINPHKWLLVNFDCSALWVKDSRRLVEAFSVDRIYLAHDKQGLAPDYRNWQIPLGRRFRSLKLWFVLRLYGVEGLQQHIRHTIKFAEMFEEYVKSDSRFELVTDRSMGLICFRMKGDNQLTKELLNRLTAEKKIYVVAATYCEKLVVRFVICSRLTTEEDIIFAWNEITKQATEILRAETPCLEEKPHESFVKTSGDLATRIENLNLESKTQKIS from the exons ATGGACACGAAAGAGTTCGTTGACTTTGGCAAAGCGGCCATCGACTTCGTGGCTAATTATACGGATACCCTGAGGAACAGGAAAGTCCTCCCGGATGTTGAGCCTGGATATCTCAGTGAACTATTGCCGGAAGAAGCACCACAGAAAGCGGAAACTTGGCAGGAAGTTCTCAAAGATGTCGAAGAATACATTATACCAGGG GTAACTCATTGGAACTCACCGCATTTTCATGCGTTTTATCCAACAGCAAACTCGTATCCTGCTATCGTGGGTGAAATTTTGAGCTGCGGTATCAGTTGCATCGGATTTTCGTGGCTTGCATCTCCTGCATGCACGGAGCTCGAGGTCATTACGATGAATTGGCTCGGAAAATTAATAGGATTACCGAAGGAGTTTCTAAATTGTAGCGAAGGCCCTGGAGGAGGCGTTATACAG GGATCTGCGAGTGAATCTAGCCTGGTGTGTTTATTAGCAGCAAAAGAACAAACAACACGTCGTTTGAAACATCTTCATCCAGATTGGGACGAGGCTTCTATTAAATCGAAATTAGTTGCATACACATCTG ATCAATCGAATTCCTCCGTAGAAAAAGCAGGAATTTTAGCTTCAGTCACCATGAAACTTTTACCTGCCGACGATAAATGTGTTTTTCGAGGTGAAACGTTATTGAAAGCGATCAAGGAGGACTTGGTGAAAGGTTTGATACCATGCTGTGTTATAGCTACCTTAGGTACCACAGGCACATGTGCATTCGACAATCTTGAAGAACTGGGTCCCATTTGTAATGAATACAATGTGTGGTTGCACGTCGATGCTGCATACGcag GTGCTGCTTTTGTCTGTCCCGAATACCGTTATTTGATGTCTGGGGTCGAATATGCTGACTCTTTCAATATTAACCCACACAAATGGTTACTCGTGAATTTTGACTGTTCTGCACTATG GGTTAAAGATTCTAGAAGACTCGTAGAAGCATTCAGCGTCGACAGAATTTATTTAGCACATGACAAGCAGGGACTTGCCCCGGATTACAGA AACTGGCAAATTCCTTTGGGACGTCGCTTTCGTTCTCTGAAGCTTTGGTTTGTTTTACGTCTATATGGAGTGGAAGGATTACAGCAACATATTAGACATACAATAAAATTCGCCGAAATGTTTGAGGAATATGTTAAATCGGACAGCAGGTTCGAATTAGTGACAGATAGATCTATGGGTTTAATTTGCTTCAGAATGAAG GGTGACAATCAGTTAACTAAGGAACTTCTCAACCGTTTAACAGCCGAAAAGAAAATCTACGTGGTTGCCGCAACTTATTGCGAGAAATTAGTCGTTCGATTTGTGATTTGCAGTCGATTAACTACAGAAGAAGATATAATATTTGCTTGGAATGAGATTACGAAACAAGCGACAGAGATTCTGCGAGCTGAGACTCCTTGTTTGGAAGAAAAACCGCATGAGTCATTCGTGAAAACTTCCGGTGACTTAGCGACgaggattgaaaatttgaatcttgAATCGAAAACGCAAAAAATATCGTAG